CTGGAGGAGTCACTGCTCTAAATAGTTATTGAGAGATCCTTTCATGAAACACGCAATTCCGGTTGTAACTGTTTTGCTTGTGGGTTGCCTGATCATGGGCGCGGCCGCGGGGCCGGCTCCCGATACCGCGCCATCCAAAACCGTTCTTGCCGAAGAATTGGTTGACCTGATGAATGTGGAAGAGTCCATCCGGAACGGCTTGGAGATGTCGCGAAAGGCGATGATGGCCCAGCTCGAGCAGGCTTCCGCGCGATTTGCTGGGAACATAAATTTTGAAAAAACTCGAGAGGTCCGCCAGCAGATTATGAGCCTGATCGAGCGCGAAATGGCCTGGGAAAAAATCAAAGGTGAGTTTGTGGCTCTCTATGCGAACCTTTTTTCGGAAGAGGAACTCACCGGCCTGATCGAGTTTTACAAGTCGCCGGTTGGGGAAGCGTTTGTGCGAAAACAGCGGGAACTTATGCAGCGAAGTCTGGCTCTACACCAAAGGTTGATGGCGAATCTTCAACCCCAGATTCAACAGATCATTCGCGAGGCGCAGAAAGTGGCTGCCTCGCCCGATAAGGAGGAATGACCTATGCCGCTGTATGAATTCCATTGCAACGAATGCGGTCAGGAAATCGAACTGCTGGTTCGGTCCGCCGATTGGCGGGGGACTGCTTGCCCGCTCTGCGGCTCATCTAGGCTGGTGAAGAAGCTTTCGGTTTTTGCAGCCGGATCGTCTTCTTCCAAGTCGATGGGTGATTTGGCGACAGACAGCCCATGCTGCGGCGCTTCAGGCGCCGATGGAGCATGTTGCGGAGGTTCTTGCTCCTGGAACTGACTGGCCTTTTCCGCATCTGTCCTTAACCAGGGTGAATAGTTCCCTCATCGGGCGGGGAGGGCTCCAATGGGCCGGAATTCCGATTCACCTGCCGCCGCGATCCTCTCGGTACGACCGCGGAATTTCCGAAGAGACCAGGCGAAAGAAGATGGGCGCCATCAACATGGTGACAACGCCCGTGATGACCGAGGTTGGGAAAAGGCGATGCCAATCAACCCTCAATCGGAGGGAATTTATCCACCATCGATTTCATGAAGTCTCGCGTGTTCTAAACAAAACCCTGATTGAGGGACTTCTCGCGGCCCAAGCGCGGCCGCCTACTACGACAAATTCCGTGAGGAATTCGAAAGCGACAGAAGCCGAAAAGTCACACCGATCGGCCAAATCGCTAGCATAGGGTCGACGCTGAATTCCGTCTTGGGCTCGGCGAAAAAATGGCGTCGAGGAGCCGTGGCTCCCGATACGGAAAGTTTGATCTTGAGGATAGCGGGTTTAGGCGACCATCTCGCGGCTGATCAGAAATCTCGCGGGAAAGTCGGCCATGACCACTTCGTATTCGGGCATGTCACTGAGCGCGCTGAACAGTTGTTCAGCATAAACTAATCTCGCTGAACACGGCGTTAGGCCGCTAACAGGATCCAATCAAACGAAGGGTACGGCGGAGATCCCGTGACTTTCAGTAAGTCGAGGATATCGATCAGCTTCATCTCGGGCCAATGAAAGGCCGATGAAGAAACCAGTCGTGCGGATGGAGGCGCTAGAGGATTCTTAAAACGGGGAATTCCCCAATCGCTAGATTTCATTTTGGGATAAAGGCGGGTCGTAGTACTGGTTATTCCAGAGATTGGCGCTCAATCTGTTCAATGGGGCGGAGGGTTGCAGTTCTCGGCCTGGGTGATAAAGTGCCTCCATGCCTCGAATTCCACCTTGGATACGTCTCCGCATGAATGCGGAGAGCGAGTTTGCCCATGTTCATAATCTGATGGGCGACCTGGGGCTTCATACCGTCTGCAAAAGTGCCAAGTGTCCGAACATTCACGAATGCTGGGGCCGAGGCACGGCCACGATGATGCTCCTGGGTAATCTCTGCACGCGGGCCTGTCGTTTTTGCGCGGTTCCGGCCGGACGGCCGCGTGGATTGGACCTGGATGAACCGCGGCGGGTTGCCGAGGCGGCCCGACGCATGAATTTGCGTCATGTGGTGCTGACGAGCGTCGCGCGCGACGACTTGCCGGATGGCGGGGCGGGCATTTTCGCGGAAACGATTCTGGCGATACGGCGCGAGCTTCCTGGCGCGACGATCGAGGTGTTGACGCCGGATTTCCAGGGCAATTTCGACAGTTTGAACCTTGTCCTCGATGCGAAGCCTGATGTCTTCAACCACAATCTGGAGACCGTCAAGCGACTGCAGGCGGCGATCCGTCCACAGGCCTCCTACGGCCGATCCCTCTCTGTGTTGCGGGCGGCGGCGCGTCGACCCGAACCCCCTGTGGTCAAATCGGGGCTGATGGTGGGTCTCGGAGAAACGGACGAGGAGATAACCGAGGCGATGCGCGATCTCTATGAGGCCGGTGTTCGTTTATTGACAGTGGGGCAATATCTGCAGCCCACGCGTGCTCATCGCCCCGTGGCGCGATATGTCGAGCCGGAGCGGTTTGCCGCGTATGAGCGAGAGGCCCGCGCCATGGGATTTCTGGGCGTCGCTTCTGGTCCGATGGTTCGATCATCCTACAAGGCCGAGGAGTTGTTGAAAGCGGCCCGGGAAGCCGCGAGTCTGGCCGCCCCCTGAGAGGAGGGAAATGGCCAGCTATCTTGCGTATCGCGTGGCGTCGATCCTGGCGCGCGCGATGCCGCGGGGATGCGCGTACTGGCTCGGTGTGCGGATTTCGGATCTGTATTACGCGCTGGATGCTCCCGCCCGGCGTGCGGTGGAGAGCAATTTGCAACGGGTGTTCAGCTATCGTGGCGTAGTTTTGTCACGAGACGCGAAGCGTGGATTGGCCCGGCAGACCTTTCGGTATTTTGGCAAATATATCGTCGATTTTTTTAGGGATGGCGGGCTCGGAATCGAAGAGGTGGAGCGGCGGGTCAGCATCGAGGGCCGCGAGCGCCTCGAATCGGCATATGCCAGTAAGCGTGGAGTTGTCCTAGTGACCGCTCATCTGGGCAACTGGGAACTCGGAGGGGCCGTTTTGAGCGCACTCGGCTATCCGATCCATGCTGTCGAGGCGCCCCAGAGAATGCCCCGCTTGGAAAAACTCTTGCGAAGACAGAGGGAACGCCGGGGAGTGCACATCGTCCACGTCGGAAAATCTGCGCGGGTTCTGCTCAAGCGGCTGCGTGAGGGCCATTGTGTCGCTTTGCTGGCCGACCGAGATTTTTCCGGCGAACACGAAGAAACGCTATTCTTCGGAATGGCCACCCACCTGCCTCGCGGCGCGGCGTGGTTGGCTCACCGGGCCGACTCGCCGATTTTGCCGGTCTTCCTCATCCGCATGGTCGATGACACGTATCTGCTCCGCATCAAGCCTGCAATCGACCCCCGTGAGTCGCCCTCCGAGCGAGCAACACATGAGCGCATCCGCGATGCGCTGGAAGAGGAAATCAGCGAAAATCCGCATCAGTGGTTTGTCTTCCGAGAATTCTGGAAAACCGACGTGCCTTTGGCGCCTTCGAGAAGGCCATGAAAACAGAGCGTTGTTGCGCCGTTGTTCCTGCTTTTTGCGAGGCCGCGACCATCGGGGGCGTGGTCTCGGGGCTTCGGCAGCTCGGGATTGACGTGATTGTCGTCGACGACGGCTCCAGCGACAGCACCGCGTCCGTCGCATCCGCGCACGGAGCCCACGTAGTTCGTCATGAGACCAATTCGGGCAAGGGAGCCGCCCTACAAACCGGTATTTCACTCGCCCTGGAGCGTGGTTACGACTGGATCGCCACGCTTGACGGTGACGGACAGCACGACCCTCAGGATCTTGCCACCCTGATGGAAGCCGCCGCCCGCATGGCCGCAGACATCATTTGTGGGAACCGGATGGCAAGTCCATCCGGCATGCCCTGGATTCGGAGATTGACCAATCGGACGATGAGCCGATGGATCAGCCGCGCGGCCGGCAGTGACATTCCCGATTCGCAATGCGGATTCCGCCTCTACCGTGCGGAACTTCTGCGCCATCTGAGATGCGGATCAACGCGATTCGAATGGGAAAGCGAAATCCTACTCCGCGCGGCCGCTTCGGGCGCACGAATCATTTCAGCTCCCGTCCGCTGCATTTATGGCGGCGAACGGAGCAAGATTCGGCCGATTCGGGACACGCTCCGTTTCTGGCGAATGTGGCGACAAGTCTTGCGCGAACTTCGTCACTCCCGAAACCGGTAGCCGACGCCCCGGACCGTTTCGATCCACGAAGCCGCTTCCCCCAGTTTTTTTCTGAGCCCGGCCACTTGGACGTCCACAGCGCGATCCGTAACGGGGTAATTTTCGCCGCGAACCCCGGCGACAATCTGGGTTCGGTTGAATACCCACCCGGGATGGCTCGCGAGGAAATGGAGGATTCCGAATTCCGTAAAGGTGAGTTTGGGCACCGCCCGGCCCTTGTAGAGCACTTCGTGGCGCCCGGGGTTGATGATGAAATCGTTGATCTTGAGGCAGGGCATGTTCGGCCTCGGCGAGGCCGGCGCCGCGCGCTTGACGGCCTGGACCGGAATTACACAGGAAGCTTCACTCTCGTTAGACGCTCCGATGGCGAGATTCACGGCGCCCGCGGGATCCAGCCATAAAAGGAGAGGACGCGAATTCGAGGTCTCCCGCAGGGCTTCCAACACGCGCAGCCCTTGGTCGTCCGGCAACGTGAAAATGATCTGAACGCGCCCGGATTTCAGGTCGACAGAAGTGCGGCCGTCGGTCAGTCCCTGTTGATTGAATGACGCGCGGGCCTCCGGCAGATTCTCTGCTCGATTCTTTGAGGCTTTCGGCCTGCGCTGGCGAACCATGATCATATTGAAACTCCTTTTTTCAAACTTGGAACTATTGCGATTTGAACTGTCGGGTTCACCCTTCGACCGGATCCACGTGCACCGAGAAAGGAGAACCATCAATTAGATTGATTCGCAGAAATCATGCCACGATGCCCGACCGCCGGGTTCGACAACTCAATGCGCTGCTGATGAACGAGTTAAGAAAAAACTATCGCAATTCGAAAATTTCCGGCGTGAACCATTTTGCTACCGAAAATGTAATTTGTTTCTGCCAAATCTACATCTTTGTAGTTCGGGACTGACGATATACGTTCGAGGACGGAAATGTTTGGAAAGCAGATTGGCGGAGCCGACCCGCCACGGGGATTCCGAAGCCGGGTCAATCGTTTTGCAAGTCAGGGGTGTGATCTCGTTCAGTCGGGATCAAATTGCCCGAGGTCGGAATCAGAAATTCTCGCAGTAGGGGCAGAGCAAATGATGGCCTTTGGAAACGCAGTGAAGACGTTCCCGAATGTCATGGGGCAGATCAAGAAATTGAATCCAGACGCGATAGCGGTTGATGCGGGGATCGAAACGACAGCCGACGACGGTGCCCGTACAAACAAGGTTCCCCATTTCGCCAGTCGGATGAGGATATTCGATAGAGGTCTCAAGAATAGTGAAAAGTTCGATGGGAGAATCGAGTTCGACCTGCAGGCCGAGAGGACAAATCCGCACTTGGTCGGTTTGGGTGACGGCGGCCGCGGATGAAGCCGATACCGTCACCCTAGGTTGTTCCCGGGAATACTCTGTCGCCGACATCCCAGTATTCATGTGATGAATCTACTGGTGAAACCGCTTGTGTCAAATGGCGTTATCGCATGCGGGCCACGAGAATTACTCCGATGACTAGGAACAGAACATTCGGCAGCCATGCCCCGAGAGCTGCTGGAATTACCATATTTTTCGCCATGGATAAGGCCACCTTGACAAGGACGAAATAGCTGAAGACGAGCCCGATCGAGAGGGTGACGCCGAGCAATGCGCCCTTGCGACCGGTTTGAGCGCCGAACGGGATGCCCAGGAGCGTAACGATAAGGCAGGTCCACGGTTCGGCGATCTTGAAGTGCATGTCGGCTCGGATCCGTGCCAAAGCGGCCGGGTCGCGGCGGCTGTTGACCTGCAAATATTCGTAGAGCTCGCGGCTCGTGAGAAATTCGGGCTCCTTGACCTCGTTTAGGAAGAAGTCCGGTGTTTCGGTCAATTGAGGCATCTCGCGCGTCAGGTAAAAGCGCGGAGCGCCGATGGGATTGCTGTCTGCGTCGTAGTCGCGCCACTCCAGCTCGCGAAGCCACCACCGTCCGTCCAACCAGCGCGCCTCCTTTGCCCGTGCTCGCCATTCATCGGACATGTCTTCCCGCTGCTGGGTAATCTCAACGTTTCGCATCAGGTAGGTTCTCACGTCGAATTCGCCGATGAGCCACGCTCTCCGCGCGGCCTGATTTTTGACAGCGACCTGGCGTTTGACATACACCAAATTCGGGTCCGCACGCTTTTGCTCCCGGACAAAATTTTTGCACCAGTAGGCCGCCTTTGGCCCAATGGTTTCGTGGATGGCCGCGACAACCAGGCTGGCCAAAAGACCGACTGAGATGTAAGGCAGCATCAAGCGGGTTATGCTGATCCCGCAGGCCCGCATCGCCGTCAGTTCATTGTTCTTGGTCAGACTGGACAGCGAGTAGAGGACGGCCAGAAAAAGGGAGATCGGAACGATTTGGACAAGCACAGACGGTAGAAGGACGGCGTAGTATTTCAGAATGAGCAGAGGCGGCGTGTTGCCGTCCAGAAAATCGGATAGGTTGTCGAAAAGATCAAATACGACGTACAGCAGGCAAAACGCCAGTAACACATATACAAAAGGCGTCAGGAACGTGCCCAGAAGATACCGGTCAATTAATTTCATGCGCCACTTCAACCTATCCGGATTCGGACGGTGGCTCAAGGCGTGGCATCGCCTTCAGAAGGCGAGCTGAAAGCGAATCAACAGCAGGTCGGCCTCGCCGAGGTCCTCCACGCGAGCGCGAATCCAATTGATGGACGCACGAACAAGTGCATTGACATACCAATTGACAGCGGCGCCGATGTTTCGGATGGCCCCGCCGAGAGGCGGCGCGCCGTCAAACTCGAGGTTCGACAACCGAATCGCCACTTCCCAGGCGCCGATCCCTCCTGAATCAAACGTGGTCGTTGGCTGAATCCCCCCTACAGTACCGCTCCTCGCGAGGTAGGGCCTGGTTTCCCCAGTCAGGGCGTAAGCCGCCTGGATATAACCGCCCTGATGGGCTTGCTCATCGCCGTCTGTGCTAGCTGTCGAAAGGACCCACTCGGCCTGTGCTGACAAAGAGCCGATGGTGGCGGCCGATTCGAGGCCGACGAGGATTATGTGGTCCGCGGGGAGGTTCGTTGCAGACAAAAATGGAGGGACCCATCGGTTTTCCGGCCGCGCGCGGAGATCGAGGAC
This window of the Kiritimatiellia bacterium genome carries:
- a CDS encoding lysophospholipid acyltransferase family protein, encoding MASYLAYRVASILARAMPRGCAYWLGVRISDLYYALDAPARRAVESNLQRVFSYRGVVLSRDAKRGLARQTFRYFGKYIVDFFRDGGLGIEEVERRVSIEGRERLESAYASKRGVVLVTAHLGNWELGGAVLSALGYPIHAVEAPQRMPRLEKLLRRQRERRGVHIVHVGKSARVLLKRLREGHCVALLADRDFSGEHEETLFFGMATHLPRGAAWLAHRADSPILPVFLIRMVDDTYLLRIKPAIDPRESPSERATHERIRDALEEEISENPHQWFVFREFWKTDVPLAPSRRP
- a CDS encoding glycosyltransferase family 2 protein; this encodes MKTERCCAVVPAFCEAATIGGVVSGLRQLGIDVIVVDDGSSDSTASVASAHGAHVVRHETNSGKGAALQTGISLALERGYDWIATLDGDGQHDPQDLATLMEAAARMAADIICGNRMASPSGMPWIRRLTNRTMSRWISRAAGSDIPDSQCGFRLYRAELLRHLRCGSTRFEWESEILLRAAASGARIISAPVRCIYGGERSKIRPIRDTLRFWRMWRQVLRELRHSRNR
- a CDS encoding DUF2059 domain-containing protein; translation: MKHAIPVVTVLLVGCLIMGAAAGPAPDTAPSKTVLAEELVDLMNVEESIRNGLEMSRKAMMAQLEQASARFAGNINFEKTREVRQQIMSLIEREMAWEKIKGEFVALYANLFSEEELTGLIEFYKSPVGEAFVRKQRELMQRSLALHQRLMANLQPQIQQIIREAQKVAASPDKEE
- a CDS encoding zinc ribbon domain-containing protein — its product is MPLYEFHCNECGQEIELLVRSADWRGTACPLCGSSRLVKKLSVFAAGSSSSKSMGDLATDSPCCGASGADGACCGGSCSWN
- a CDS encoding response regulator transcription factor, yielding MIMVRQRRPKASKNRAENLPEARASFNQQGLTDGRTSVDLKSGRVQIIFTLPDDQGLRVLEALRETSNSRPLLLWLDPAGAVNLAIGASNESEASCVIPVQAVKRAAPASPRPNMPCLKINDFIINPGRHEVLYKGRAVPKLTFTEFGILHFLASHPGWVFNRTQIVAGVRGENYPVTDRAVDVQVAGLRKKLGEAASWIETVRGVGYRFRE
- the lipA gene encoding lipoyl synthase, which produces MPRIPPWIRLRMNAESEFAHVHNLMGDLGLHTVCKSAKCPNIHECWGRGTATMMLLGNLCTRACRFCAVPAGRPRGLDLDEPRRVAEAARRMNLRHVVLTSVARDDLPDGGAGIFAETILAIRRELPGATIEVLTPDFQGNFDSLNLVLDAKPDVFNHNLETVKRLQAAIRPQASYGRSLSVLRAAARRPEPPVVKSGLMVGLGETDEEITEAMRDLYEAGVRLLTVGQYLQPTRAHRPVARYVEPERFAAYEREARAMGFLGVASGPMVRSSYKAEELLKAAREAASLAAP
- a CDS encoding LptF/LptG family permease — encoded protein: MKLIDRYLLGTFLTPFVYVLLAFCLLYVVFDLFDNLSDFLDGNTPPLLILKYYAVLLPSVLVQIVPISLFLAVLYSLSSLTKNNELTAMRACGISITRLMLPYISVGLLASLVVAAIHETIGPKAAYWCKNFVREQKRADPNLVYVKRQVAVKNQAARRAWLIGEFDVRTYLMRNVEITQQREDMSDEWRARAKEARWLDGRWWLRELEWRDYDADSNPIGAPRFYLTREMPQLTETPDFFLNEVKEPEFLTSRELYEYLQVNSRRDPAALARIRADMHFKIAEPWTCLIVTLLGIPFGAQTGRKGALLGVTLSIGLVFSYFVLVKVALSMAKNMVIPAALGAWLPNVLFLVIGVILVARMR